A single window of Microbacterium croceum DNA harbors:
- a CDS encoding TetR/AcrR family transcriptional regulator: MMTPRPERVSRHDVLSAAREIVDAQGLEQLTMRRLGTAIGADPMTAYRHFSGKAEIAAALADEFWVGLSLPSPAESADWRAYALALMRTIRSQLAAHPGLIPIVSTHPITSPAALTVADEAIGALLDLGAPVDPSLGDLVNVLVMVTVASAMGEFAAPAGTEPAEADAAHAEGNPAGHDDAEAELLAALPHLGRVVAAGWAPSAERQFEAGVAAIVHGWSFAPPATP, encoded by the coding sequence ATGATGACTCCCCGTCCCGAGCGGGTATCCCGCCACGACGTGCTCTCGGCCGCCCGCGAGATCGTGGATGCGCAGGGCCTGGAGCAGCTGACGATGCGGCGCCTGGGCACTGCCATCGGTGCGGACCCGATGACCGCCTACCGGCACTTCTCGGGCAAAGCCGAGATCGCCGCGGCCCTCGCCGACGAGTTCTGGGTGGGCCTCTCCCTCCCTTCGCCTGCGGAGTCCGCGGACTGGCGCGCCTACGCGCTGGCGCTCATGCGCACGATCCGCTCCCAGCTGGCGGCGCACCCGGGCCTGATCCCGATCGTCTCGACGCATCCGATCACCTCGCCTGCGGCCTTGACGGTCGCTGACGAGGCCATCGGTGCACTGCTGGACCTGGGCGCTCCGGTCGATCCGTCGCTCGGCGACCTCGTCAACGTGCTCGTCATGGTGACGGTCGCCTCGGCGATGGGAGAGTTCGCGGCGCCTGCCGGCACCGAGCCGGCAGAAGCGGATGCCGCGCACGCGGAGGGGAACCCTGCCGGGCACGACGATGCCGAGGCGGAACTCCTGGCGGCGCTGCCCCATCTCGGACGCGTAGTCGCCGCCGGCTGGGCCCCCTCCGCCGAGCGGCAGTTCGAGGCGGGCGTCGCCGCGATCGTGCACGGGTGGAGCTTCGCGCCACCGGCCACACCCTGA
- a CDS encoding ABC transporter permease, translating to MLRPSLAVAAIDARILLRDPSPVVVMTVIPLVFVPFFAPGARAQLVAAGYPSASGVEYAVPGLAVLFALLCVQQVITAFFRERQWNTWDRLRTSPARGTDLLVGKSMTAFGAQLLQLVTVLVGGALFFGFRPTGSLPALALVLVAFSAAMIGFGLLLVSVSRSLEFALVIGNVIAMLMAGVGGAFGPVDALPTWMQAIAPASPAYWALRAMSAITLDRADLHDVAGPILTLLAFTTCFAVLAALALALRARKGTS from the coding sequence ATGCTGCGGCCTAGCCTGGCGGTCGCCGCGATCGACGCCCGGATCCTCCTGCGCGACCCGTCGCCGGTCGTGGTCATGACCGTGATCCCCCTCGTCTTCGTGCCGTTCTTCGCACCGGGAGCGCGCGCGCAGCTCGTCGCCGCCGGCTATCCCTCCGCGTCGGGCGTCGAGTACGCCGTGCCCGGCCTGGCGGTGCTGTTCGCCCTGCTGTGCGTGCAGCAGGTCATCACGGCGTTCTTCCGCGAGCGCCAGTGGAACACCTGGGATCGGCTGCGCACGTCGCCGGCGCGCGGCACCGACCTGCTCGTCGGGAAGTCCATGACCGCGTTCGGCGCACAGCTGCTGCAGCTGGTCACCGTGCTCGTCGGCGGCGCGCTGTTCTTCGGATTCCGCCCGACCGGTTCCCTCCCCGCCCTCGCCCTCGTGCTCGTCGCCTTCTCCGCCGCGATGATCGGATTCGGACTGCTGCTGGTCTCGGTGTCGCGTTCGCTCGAGTTCGCGCTGGTCATCGGCAATGTCATCGCCATGCTCATGGCCGGTGTCGGTGGGGCGTTCGGCCCGGTCGACGCCCTGCCGACGTGGATGCAGGCGATCGCGCCGGCATCGCCGGCCTACTGGGCTCTGCGGGCGATGAGTGCGATCACCCTCGATCGGGCGGACCTGCACGATGTCGCCGGGCCCATACTGACGCTCCTGGCCTTCACCACCTGCTTCGCAGTGCTCGCCGCACTCGCACTCGCGCTGCGTGCGCGGAAAGGAACCTCATGA